One Augochlora pura isolate Apur16 chromosome 10, APUR_v2.2.1, whole genome shotgun sequence DNA window includes the following coding sequences:
- the LOC144476090 gene encoding protein lethal(2)essential for life encodes MALVSRNLFRNWWEDMDRYHRDLEEHFKRLSSRDNFYELPPVPSFNEYFRPWRDMMQDLERQIGGTTQTVERDQDKFQVIVDVQQFAPEEIVVKTDDKCITIEGKHEEKKDQHGYISRQFVRRYELPQGYDIGHVRPSLSSDGVLTITAPKLALPAPGERIVPISRTSTPAIRA; translated from the exons ATGGCGCTAGTATCGAGGAATCTTTTCCGCAATTGGTGGGAAGACATGGATCGTTATCATCGTGATCTCGAAGAGCATTTCAAACGCTTGAGCAGCAGGGACAATTTCTATGAATTACCACCAGTTCCGTCCTTCAACGAATATTTCCGACCATGGAGGGACATGATGCAAGACCTCGAGCGACAG ATTGGCGGAACTACACAAACAGTCGAGAGAGATCAAGATAAATTCCAAGTAATCGTCGACGTGCAACAATTCGCCCCTGAAGAGATCGTCGTAAAAACAGACGACAAATGCATCACCATTGAAGGCAAGCACGAAGAGAAGAAGGACCAGCACGGCTACATATCGAGGCAGTTTGTACGTCGATACGAACTGCCGCAGGGCTACGACATCGGCCACGTTAGGCCAAGCTTATCATCCGATGGTGTCCTCACGATTACAGCTCCTAAGCTTGCTTTACCCGCACCTGGCGAAAGAATCGTACCCATTTCACGTACCAGCACACCAGCGATCCGAGCATAA
- the D2hgdh gene encoding D-2-hydroxyglutaric acid dehydrogenase — MRPRCLFRALCNASSFRSFSTSVKPAFTSDRYKVQRGPYAKIQSSHVSFFNDLLGQNRVISDPEECESYNIDYSKIVRGKSSLVLKPKTTEEVSAILKYCNENRLAVCPQSGNTGLVGGSVPVFDEIVVSMKLMNKIIETNELAGVLTCEAGCVLENLDNHLSDVNLMMPIDLGAKGSCLIGGCVSTNAGGLRLLRYGNLHGNVLGLEAVKANGDVVDCLNTLKKNNTGYHLKHMFIGSEGTLGIVTKVAIQCPPLPRSVNVAFLGLNSFDKVLKAFQLAKKELGEILSSYEMMDKLSLDVSMEAFGLKSPLISVPEGHEFYILLETSGSNMAHDEEKLTSFVEKALADDVIEDGTLTSDPAKVKNIWSLRERISEGVLREGYVFKYDVSIPLPSFYKVIEVLRDRIRDPRVIRISGYGHLGDGNIHVQVSIPNYEADIAAQLQPFIFEYVSSLRGSVSAEHGIGFSKTKYLHMSRTSSEIELMHQLKNMMDPNGILNPYKVLHPIKTTS, encoded by the exons atgaGACCGCGTTGCTTGTTCCGCGCTCTTTGCAACGCCTCAAGTTTCCGCTCGTTCTCCACGAGTGTAAAACCGGCGTTCACCTCCGACAGATATAAAGTGCAACGGGGTCCTTATGCGAAGATCCAAAGCTCGCACGTGTCCTTCTTCAATGATCTACTCGGTCAGAACAGGGTAATTTCGGACCCCGAGGAATGCGAGAGCTACAACATAGATTATTCGAAGATCGTTAGAG GAAAGAGCAGTCTGGTTTTGAAACCAAAGACCACGGAGGAAGTGTCCGCCATATTGAAATACTGCAATGAGAATCGGTTGGCCGTGTGTCCTCAAAGTGGTAACACCGGTCTTGTTGGCGGTAGTGTCCCAGTATTTGACGAGATCGTTGTTTCGATGAAGTTGATGAATAAGATTATCGAAACGAACGAGTTGGCAG GGGTGTTGACCTGTGAGGCCGGCTGCGTGTTAGAGAATCTGGACAATCATTTATCGGATGTAAACTTGATGATGCCGATTGATCTCGGCGCTAAAGGTAGTTGCTTAATCGGCGGTTGCGTGTCAACGAATGCTGGTGGTCTGAGACTTCTTCGCTATGGCAATCTGCACGGGAACGTACTCGGTTTAGAAGCT GTGAAGGCGAACGGCGATGTGGTCGACTGTTTGAACACGCTAAAAAAGAACAACACCGGTTACCATTTGAAACATATGTTTATAGGGTCTGAAGGGACCCTGGGAATCGTGACGAAAGTCGCCATTCAATGTCCACCGCTTCCCAGATCCGTGAACGTCGCGTTTTTAG GACTTAACAGTTTCGACAAGGTCCTCAAGGCGTTTCAGCTAGCGAAGAAAGAGCTGGGGGAGATTCTATCCTCCTACGAGATGATGGACAAGTTGTCGCTGGATGTGTCGATGGAAGCGTTCGGTCTAAAAAGTCCGCTAATCTCGGTGCCCGAAGGTCACGAGTTTTACATCCTGTTGGAGACTTCCGGTAGCAACATGGCCCACGATGAAGAAAAGCTCACATCCTTCGTGGAGAAGGCGCTCGCGGACGATGTGATCGAGGATGGTACTCTAACGTCGGATCCTGCTAAAGTAAAA AATATATGGTCGCTTAGGGAGCGAATTAGCGAAGGAGTCCTGCGGGAAGGATATGTGTTCAAGTATGATGTCTCGATACCTCTGCCGTCTTTCTACAAAGTGATCGAGGTGCTCAGGGACCGCATACGCGATCCTCGCGTCATAAGGATTAGCGGTTACGGCCATTTAG GTGACGGAAACATCCATGTGCAAGTTTCGATACCAAACTATGAGGCCGATATCGCGGCGCAATTGCAGCCCTTCATTTTTGAATATGTGTCCAGTCTTCGTGGAAGTGTTAGCGCTGAACATGGTATTGGATTCTCCAAAACTAAGTACCTCCATATGAGCAGGACATCGTCAGAAATTGAGCTGATGCACCAGTTGAAAAATATGATGGATCCAAACGGCATCCTCAATCCGTATAAAGTTTTACATCCGATCAAGACCAcgtcataa